The following coding sequences are from one Paenibacillus tundrae window:
- a CDS encoding VOC family protein: MAISLNVYLVTDGNGREAVEFYKDVFNAEVLAIQTFGEGPSSPDHPIPPEAKDRIMHASLQIGGSVLMLSDTFPGMEHTIGNHITVTVNTDTADEATRIFNKLEVGGEVKMPIQETFWSPAYGSVTDKFGVQFQISCTPSNA, translated from the coding sequence ATGGCAATCAGCTTGAATGTGTATCTAGTAACAGATGGTAATGGACGTGAAGCGGTAGAATTCTACAAAGATGTGTTTAATGCAGAGGTACTAGCCATTCAGACATTTGGTGAAGGCCCGTCTAGCCCAGATCATCCGATTCCGCCGGAAGCCAAAGATCGTATTATGCATGCCTCCTTGCAGATTGGTGGCTCTGTATTAATGTTGTCCGATACGTTCCCAGGCATGGAACACACCATTGGTAACCATATAACCGTTACAGTGAACACAGACACAGCCGATGAGGCAACGCGTATTTTCAACAAGTTGGAAGTTGGCGGAGAAGTGAAAATGCCGATTCAAGAGACTTTTTGGAGCCCGGCTTACGGATCGGTGACTGATAAGTTTGGTGTTCAGTTCCAAATTAGCTGTACGCCGAGCAACGCGTAA
- the ytxJ gene encoding bacillithiol system redox-active protein YtxJ produces the protein MNLKVNHQLLWTLVGIAIGTSIGIATNQTALGVAFGITLGILIGSVVSKRIRSDSHETLREHVSELIKPKDWQEALQNSEDHPVLIFKHSTTCPTSARAYREFMAFVGSNASESGQRMDYYIVKVIESRALSRHIAEETAVIHQSPQVLLLEQGRVIQHTSHGKITKKRLIQWAQDPFS, from the coding sequence ATGAATCTAAAAGTAAATCATCAGCTTCTATGGACTTTAGTGGGCATCGCTATCGGGACGAGTATCGGTATTGCTACGAACCAGACAGCGTTGGGTGTTGCATTCGGGATCACCCTTGGCATACTAATCGGTTCTGTTGTTAGCAAAAGAATTCGTTCTGATTCGCATGAGACGCTCCGTGAACATGTGAGTGAATTGATTAAACCAAAAGACTGGCAGGAAGCACTCCAGAACTCGGAAGATCATCCTGTACTTATTTTTAAACATAGCACGACCTGTCCGACGAGTGCTCGTGCCTATCGGGAATTTATGGCCTTTGTAGGCTCCAATGCATCCGAGTCTGGACAGCGAATGGACTACTATATTGTCAAGGTGATCGAAAGTCGCGCGCTTTCTCGCCACATTGCGGAAGAGACAGCGGTTATTCATCAATCACCGCAGGTGCTGCTGCTTGAACAGGGGCGTGTCATCCAACATACGTCACACGGTAAAATAACGAAAAAGAGATTAATTCAGTGGGCTCAAGATCCGTTTAGTTAA
- a CDS encoding alpha-glucosidase/alpha-galactosidase gives MSKITFLGAGSTVFVKNVLGDVMMTEALQDFELALYDIDAERLSDSERLLTSMARSLGSRCSVKVYTDRKEALRGAKYVINAIQVGGYDPCTITDFEIPKKYGLRQTIADTLGIGGIFRNLRTIPVMLDFARDMQEVCPDAWFLNYTNPMAVLTNVMNVHGGIKTVGLCHSVQICVPHLFDALGIDQTGVVAKIAGINHMAWLLEVTRDGQDLYPEIKRLAKEKQKEQHNDMVRFELMQRFGYYVTESSEHNAEYHPYFIKRNYPELIERFNIPLDEYPRRCVNQIEGWKEMREKLFASENIEHTRSREYASHIMEAMETNRPYKIAGNVMNTGLITNLPREACVEVPCLVDGSGISPTYIGDLPPQLAALNRTNINTQLLTIEAAITGKKDHIYHAAMLDPHTAAELSIDDIVAMCDELIEAHGDWLPKFTS, from the coding sequence ATGAGCAAAATTACATTCCTCGGTGCAGGAAGCACCGTCTTTGTCAAAAATGTATTAGGTGACGTTATGATGACCGAAGCACTGCAAGATTTCGAGCTGGCTTTGTATGATATTGATGCCGAGCGCCTGAGCGATTCGGAGCGTCTGTTAACTAGCATGGCACGCTCTCTGGGAAGCCGCTGTAGCGTGAAAGTATATACGGATCGCAAAGAAGCTCTGCGCGGAGCCAAATATGTCATTAATGCAATTCAAGTGGGCGGATATGATCCGTGTACTATTACCGATTTTGAAATTCCGAAGAAATATGGACTGCGTCAGACGATTGCGGACACGCTTGGTATCGGGGGAATCTTCCGCAACCTGCGTACTATTCCGGTGATGCTGGATTTTGCACGGGATATGCAGGAAGTGTGCCCAGATGCTTGGTTCTTGAATTACACGAATCCGATGGCCGTGCTTACCAATGTCATGAACGTGCATGGCGGCATCAAAACGGTAGGACTGTGTCATAGTGTGCAGATCTGTGTGCCTCATCTGTTTGATGCCCTGGGCATCGATCAGACAGGCGTGGTTGCTAAGATTGCGGGCATTAACCACATGGCATGGCTGCTGGAAGTAACGCGTGATGGACAGGATCTCTATCCTGAGATCAAACGTTTAGCGAAAGAAAAACAAAAAGAACAGCATAATGACATGGTTCGTTTTGAGCTAATGCAGCGTTTTGGCTACTATGTAACGGAATCCTCCGAGCATAATGCTGAGTACCACCCATACTTTATCAAACGTAACTATCCTGAACTGATTGAACGGTTCAACATTCCGCTGGATGAGTATCCACGTCGCTGCGTGAACCAGATTGAAGGCTGGAAAGAAATGCGTGAAAAGCTGTTCGCTAGCGAAAACATCGAGCATACCCGCAGCCGGGAGTACGCTTCCCACATTATGGAGGCGATGGAGACAAATCGCCCTTACAAAATTGCCGGTAATGTCATGAATACTGGTTTAATCACGAACCTGCCACGTGAAGCTTGTGTAGAGGTGCCTTGTCTTGTGGATGGATCTGGCATTAGCCCAACGTACATTGGCGATCTGCCACCACAACTGGCAGCACTGAATCGTACCAATATCAACACTCAACTGCTAACAATTGAAGCTGCAATTACAGGTAAAAAGGATCATATCTATCATGCCGCAATGCTTGATCCACATACTGCTGCCGAGTTGTCCATCGACGACATCGTTGCCATGTGTGATGAATTGATCGAAGCTCACGGTGACTGGTTGCCAAAATTCACATCTTAA
- a CDS encoding AraC family transcriptional regulator — MSRIEMNVVSIDWTQMELVLLFFGWEACEPSHYWGPGVRDSYIIHYIHEGRGTVQMENREYHLSQGQGFIIVPDTIIHYEADASDPWTYSWFGFRGVHAKTFMQRAYLSPEHPVFQAQDPVWFERLYTDMVQASSRHGGDIFSQSLLYRLIAELIASSPETEEQTHRPVSTKEEYIRQALQYMENRYSQKTSILDIAQSVGLDRTYLSGLFKERYGKSLQAFFLEYRINRAAELLQNPVLSISEVAHSVGYTDPLLFSKMFKRVTGVSPKASRSQPNLTI; from the coding sequence ATGAGTCGAATTGAAATGAATGTGGTTTCTATAGATTGGACACAGATGGAGCTGGTACTGCTCTTTTTCGGGTGGGAAGCTTGTGAGCCGTCTCATTATTGGGGGCCTGGTGTCCGCGATTCCTACATCATTCATTACATTCATGAAGGGCGAGGCACGGTGCAGATGGAGAACCGGGAATACCATCTGTCACAAGGACAGGGATTCATCATTGTTCCAGATACGATCATCCACTATGAGGCAGATGCAAGTGATCCATGGACATATTCGTGGTTTGGATTCAGAGGTGTACATGCCAAGACATTTATGCAACGAGCCTATCTAAGTCCAGAACACCCGGTGTTTCAAGCTCAAGACCCTGTATGGTTTGAACGATTGTACACCGACATGGTTCAGGCTTCATCGCGGCATGGCGGAGATATATTTAGCCAGAGCCTGTTATACCGGTTAATTGCGGAACTGATCGCCTCTTCTCCCGAAACAGAAGAACAGACACATCGTCCTGTGTCCACCAAGGAAGAATATATCCGTCAGGCCCTTCAATATATGGAGAATAGGTACAGTCAGAAGACCTCGATCCTGGATATCGCTCAATCTGTGGGGTTAGATCGCACGTACCTTTCAGGGCTTTTCAAGGAGCGGTATGGCAAGTCGCTTCAGGCATTCTTTCTTGAATATCGGATCAACCGCGCGGCTGAGCTCCTGCAAAATCCTGTATTATCTATTAGTGAGGTAGCCCATTCAGTGGGTTACACGGATCCGCTGTTATTTTCTAAGATGTTCAAGCGGGTCACAGGAGTATCCCCCAAAGCATCAAGATCACAGCCTAATCTAACGATATAA
- the nikB gene encoding nickel ABC transporter permease: MVERDRSYHSIAERWSFGERTSERVSRYIIKRLVQLVAVLFGITFLTFLLTYLSPGDPARLMLMSTGITPTDELVRQVRSQLGLDQPFWMRYGTWLGQVLQGDFGTSYKYDRPVVDILLSRLPATLRLTGSAMLIVIVISFPLGILSAIYRNKWLDYVIRLFSFAGLSMPSFWLGMLLMLVFGVQLKLLPVMGSTGWNSLILPTCTLAVPLIAQYSRQIRAVMLDEMSQDYVSGARSRGVKERQVIMHHILPNALLPIVTLMGMSTGTLLGGAAIVESLFVWPGVGQMAVDAIFTRDYPLIQGYVMWMATIYVTLNLLVDLWTHLRDPRIRLEVDV; encoded by the coding sequence TTGGTTGAACGGGATAGATCGTACCATTCCATTGCAGAGCGATGGAGCTTCGGGGAGAGGACGTCTGAACGCGTGAGCAGATATATCATTAAAAGATTAGTTCAACTGGTAGCCGTATTGTTCGGCATTACCTTTCTGACTTTCCTGTTAACCTACTTGTCTCCAGGAGACCCGGCAAGGCTGATGCTGATGTCTACGGGGATCACGCCAACCGACGAGTTGGTCAGACAGGTGCGAAGCCAGCTTGGGCTCGACCAGCCCTTTTGGATGCGTTATGGGACATGGCTGGGGCAGGTACTGCAAGGTGATTTTGGTACTTCCTATAAGTATGATCGCCCTGTAGTGGACATATTGTTGTCTCGTCTACCAGCAACACTACGGCTAACAGGCAGCGCTATGCTTATCGTCATCGTGATCTCTTTTCCACTGGGGATTCTCTCGGCAATTTATCGGAATAAATGGTTGGATTATGTGATTCGTTTATTCTCTTTTGCTGGGCTATCCATGCCAAGCTTCTGGCTGGGGATGTTACTCATGCTCGTATTTGGCGTTCAATTGAAGCTGCTGCCAGTGATGGGGAGTACGGGATGGAATAGCCTGATCCTGCCAACCTGCACGTTGGCGGTTCCGCTGATTGCACAATACAGCAGGCAGATTCGAGCGGTTATGCTGGATGAAATGTCTCAGGACTATGTGAGCGGAGCGAGATCCAGAGGTGTGAAGGAGAGACAGGTCATTATGCATCATATTTTGCCGAACGCACTCTTGCCGATTGTGACCTTGATGGGCATGTCTACCGGGACACTATTAGGCGGTGCAGCCATTGTAGAGAGTCTGTTTGTGTGGCCAGGCGTAGGTCAGATGGCGGTAGATGCCATTTTCACACGGGATTATCCGTTGATTCAGGGTTACGTCATGTGGATGGCGACGATATACGTCACGCTGAATCTGCTTGTTGATCTATGGACGCATCTGCGGGATCCTCGGATTCGACTGGAAGTGGATGTGTAG
- the nikC gene encoding nickel transporter permease: MSEMMQIFKQNRWFTLILSLTVAWVILAMIAPLLAPHNPLTTNFAHVLQPPSAEYPLGTDQLGRCTLSRLLYGARTSLLLTFMMTGIVFVLGVTIGMISGFARGMTDTILMRLTDTLMAFPGLIFAIAVVGMLGPGLFNTVVALSVVWWAKYARLARGIVISLQQKEYVAAAAFGGARWSQILIRTILPNMISPLIVMAMMDVGGMMLSISGLSFLGLGAQPPEPEWGAMLNEGRRYLQTAPWLLIYPGLAIFGTVIIFNLLGDSLRDVLDPKKEIK, encoded by the coding sequence ATGAGCGAAATGATGCAGATATTTAAACAAAATCGTTGGTTTACGTTGATCCTATCTTTAACTGTGGCCTGGGTAATTCTAGCGATGATCGCACCACTCTTGGCACCCCATAATCCACTGACAACGAACTTTGCCCATGTGCTGCAACCACCTAGCGCGGAATATCCCTTGGGTACAGACCAGCTTGGGCGCTGTACTCTGTCACGTCTTCTGTATGGGGCGCGCACATCATTACTTCTCACCTTTATGATGACGGGTATTGTCTTTGTACTCGGTGTAACGATTGGCATGATATCGGGATTCGCTCGGGGGATGACAGACACCATATTAATGCGTTTAACAGATACGCTTATGGCTTTTCCGGGGTTGATCTTCGCTATTGCTGTAGTTGGTATGTTGGGGCCAGGATTATTCAACACGGTGGTGGCTCTGTCTGTGGTGTGGTGGGCGAAATACGCACGTCTTGCCAGAGGGATTGTCATTTCATTACAGCAAAAGGAGTATGTCGCGGCCGCCGCCTTCGGCGGTGCGCGGTGGAGTCAGATCCTTATCAGGACGATCCTGCCCAACATGATCTCACCGCTAATCGTCATGGCTATGATGGATGTGGGCGGCATGATGTTATCGATCTCGGGTCTATCCTTCCTCGGACTTGGTGCACAGCCGCCTGAACCGGAATGGGGAGCAATGCTGAATGAAGGCAGACGGTATTTACAGACTGCGCCATGGTTGTTAATTTATCCGGGGCTCGCGATATTTGGCACGGTTATAATCTTTAATTTATTGGGAGACAGTCTTCGGGATGTGCTTGATCCTAAGAAAGAAATCAAATAA
- a CDS encoding ABC transporter substrate-binding protein yields the protein MNFIRRKSFMLMALSIVMLFVLAACGGASQTTDGTDKSGQSAQSEQSDQSQPGKPTHLNVALFWLGSNLDPAEEWNGWTLTRAAIGETLVQFDENMKLVPKIADTWDRIDEKTWHFHIRDGVTFHNGNKVTAEAVKTSIERSLELNERGQSTLPIASMTAEGQDLTIKTTEPYASLLGNIAEPLFVIVDTTADTSKFSSEPIATGPFMVTSYTPDQEIQVKKYDGYWDDAADLDTMTLKYIKDDSTRALALQSGEIDVASNVGRSTLALFQDKNQYTIDEIPSLRTQFVWFNLKNPFLSDPEVRHAISYGIDRDMYANTLVGGQGAKGPFTSALPFGYDQITGYSYEPEKAKQLLDEAGYKDTDGDGIREKDGERISLQLILNTAYESDSIVAAAMQSQLKEIGIQLEMTSYEDLTDHQKSGNFDLALTSINTGITGDPQYILDFYFKTGAEWNVGGYSNKKLDAVINQLHSEFDVEKRYALAAEAQQMILDDAAYLFVTYTPINIVSKSTVQGATMYPIDFYLLDRNIKVDQ from the coding sequence ATGAACTTTATTCGCAGGAAGTCATTTATGCTTATGGCATTATCGATTGTGATGTTATTTGTGCTTGCAGCATGTGGAGGTGCATCCCAGACAACCGATGGAACGGACAAGTCTGGGCAATCAGCGCAATCTGAGCAATCGGATCAGAGCCAACCGGGCAAGCCAACCCACTTGAATGTGGCGTTATTTTGGCTTGGCAGCAATCTGGATCCTGCAGAGGAATGGAATGGCTGGACACTTACGCGTGCAGCAATTGGGGAGACATTGGTTCAATTTGATGAAAATATGAAGTTGGTTCCCAAAATTGCGGATACGTGGGATCGGATTGATGAGAAGACATGGCATTTTCATATTCGTGATGGCGTAACGTTCCACAATGGCAACAAGGTGACCGCAGAGGCTGTGAAGACATCAATTGAACGCTCACTGGAATTAAACGAACGGGGACAGTCCACGTTACCGATTGCTTCCATGACAGCAGAAGGGCAAGACCTTACGATTAAGACGACCGAGCCTTACGCATCGCTGCTTGGAAATATTGCCGAACCACTGTTTGTCATCGTGGATACCACTGCAGATACATCCAAGTTCAGCAGTGAGCCTATCGCTACAGGACCATTTATGGTGACATCCTATACCCCGGATCAAGAGATTCAGGTGAAGAAGTATGATGGGTATTGGGACGATGCGGCTGATCTAGATACAATGACGCTAAAGTATATCAAGGATGATAGCACGCGTGCGCTTGCCTTACAATCCGGTGAAATTGATGTGGCAAGTAATGTTGGTCGAAGCACACTCGCATTATTTCAGGATAAGAACCAATATACGATTGATGAAATTCCGAGTCTACGAACACAGTTTGTCTGGTTTAATCTGAAGAACCCATTCTTGAGTGATCCTGAAGTACGCCATGCCATTTCCTATGGTATTGATCGGGACATGTATGCGAACACACTTGTGGGAGGCCAGGGAGCCAAAGGGCCGTTCACGTCAGCTCTGCCTTTTGGCTATGACCAAATCACCGGATATAGCTACGAACCTGAGAAGGCTAAACAATTGCTCGATGAAGCGGGCTACAAGGATACTGACGGCGACGGTATTCGGGAAAAGGATGGAGAGAGAATATCACTCCAGTTGATTCTCAACACGGCTTACGAATCGGATTCCATTGTAGCTGCTGCGATGCAGTCCCAATTGAAGGAGATTGGTATTCAGTTGGAGATGACCTCTTATGAGGATCTGACGGATCATCAGAAGAGTGGCAATTTCGACCTCGCTTTAACCAGCATTAATACAGGAATTACAGGAGATCCGCAATATATTCTCGATTTCTACTTCAAGACCGGAGCCGAGTGGAACGTAGGTGGTTATAGCAACAAGAAGCTGGATGCTGTGATCAATCAATTGCATTCGGAATTCGATGTGGAGAAAAGGTATGCTTTAGCGGCAGAGGCGCAACAGATGATTCTGGATGATGCGGCATATCTGTTCGTGACCTACACGCCCATCAATATTGTTAGCAAAAGCACGGTTCAGGGGGCGACGATGTATCCAATCGACTTTTACTTACTCGATCGTAATATCAAGGTTGACCAATAA
- a CDS encoding ABC transporter ATP-binding protein, which produces MKPLLDIRNLSVTYQSGSAALRDLSFTMKPGEIVGIVGESGSGKSTLLRAILGMLPEGGQCTSGEVFFQGRSILSYSPAEWSQIRGKRIAIVFQASGSYLNPIRKVGSQYVEAIRAHFTISKKTAYDMALNMLSGMGLQDPQQIMNAYPNQLSGGMKQRTAIAMAVTMEPELLLTDEPTSALDVTTQLEVLKRLHELRDRKGTGIIMVTHNMAVAAHMADQIGVMQHGELVEYGRAADLITNPREEYTRQLLQAVPELDLGGQ; this is translated from the coding sequence ATGAAGCCGTTATTAGATATACGGAATCTTTCGGTGACGTATCAGAGTGGATCAGCCGCGCTGCGAGATCTGTCTTTTACGATGAAGCCCGGTGAGATCGTGGGTATTGTAGGCGAGAGCGGCAGCGGGAAGTCTACATTACTTCGTGCGATACTTGGTATGTTACCCGAGGGAGGGCAATGTACGAGTGGAGAGGTTTTTTTTCAGGGAAGGTCGATATTAAGCTATTCTCCGGCAGAGTGGAGCCAGATTCGGGGTAAACGGATAGCGATTGTATTTCAGGCGAGTGGTTCGTATCTCAATCCGATTCGTAAGGTGGGAAGCCAATACGTTGAGGCCATTCGTGCCCATTTCACTATTTCCAAGAAGACAGCCTACGACATGGCGCTGAACATGTTATCTGGGATGGGATTGCAGGATCCACAGCAGATCATGAATGCATATCCCAACCAGCTCAGTGGCGGAATGAAGCAACGAACGGCGATTGCCATGGCGGTAACGATGGAGCCAGAACTTCTCCTGACCGATGAACCCACCAGCGCATTGGATGTAACGACCCAGCTCGAAGTGCTGAAACGTCTGCATGAACTGAGAGATCGAAAAGGAACAGGCATCATCATGGTAACGCATAATATGGCGGTTGCAGCCCATATGGCAGATCAGATTGGCGTAATGCAGCATGGTGAACTGGTTGAGTACGGAAGGGCGGCTGATCTGATTACAAATCCACGGGAAGAGTATACTCGGCAGCTATTACAAGCCGTACCCGAGCTCGATCTGGGAGGGCAATGA
- a CDS encoding ABC transporter ATP-binding protein — MRHGVTPILELKDLCKTYEAKGQKAVHALRSINLNLYPGECLGIVGESGSGKSTLAKCVTHLERVSSGQIRYHQQDITRLKGEALRLQRKQIQMVFQEPSAIFNPRLKIGAFIGEPLLNYGLSKRRQVGEAVIQLLERVGLPASVASKYPHELSGGEQQRVVIARAMGVQPDIIIFDEATSALDASIQQQILQLLRQLHLQTNISTIFISHDLAVVQQVSDRIAVMHQGEVVEVVESSQLNHSANHPYTRSLMASVLSVREIRQQMQVGDLQSITG; from the coding sequence ATGAGACATGGAGTAACGCCGATTCTAGAGTTGAAGGATCTGTGCAAGACGTATGAAGCGAAGGGGCAAAAGGCAGTGCATGCACTACGCTCCATCAACTTAAATCTTTATCCAGGCGAGTGTCTAGGAATTGTTGGTGAGAGTGGTAGTGGTAAGAGCACCCTTGCCAAATGTGTGACACATCTGGAGAGAGTGAGTTCAGGGCAGATCAGGTATCATCAGCAGGATATTACTCGATTGAAGGGAGAAGCCCTGAGGCTGCAGCGCAAGCAGATTCAGATGGTTTTTCAAGAGCCGTCGGCGATTTTTAACCCACGCTTGAAGATCGGAGCCTTTATTGGCGAGCCACTGCTGAACTATGGACTGTCTAAACGCCGACAGGTCGGCGAAGCAGTAATCCAATTGTTAGAACGAGTAGGGTTGCCGGCATCTGTTGCCAGTAAATATCCTCACGAGCTGAGTGGTGGTGAGCAGCAGAGAGTTGTCATCGCCCGTGCCATGGGGGTTCAACCGGATATCATTATCTTTGACGAAGCAACTTCGGCGCTGGATGCCTCTATTCAGCAGCAAATTCTCCAGCTGCTTAGACAGCTCCATTTGCAAACGAATATTTCTACGATCTTCATCTCCCATGATCTAGCCGTGGTACAGCAGGTAAGTGATCGGATTGCGGTGATGCATCAAGGGGAAGTGGTTGAAGTGGTGGAAAGTTCGCAGTTGAATCATTCGGCTAATCATCCCTATACCCGTAGTCTAATGGCCTCAGTACTGTCGGTAAGAGAGATTAGGCAGCAAATGCAGGTGGGCGATCTCCAAAGTATTACAGGATAG
- the udk gene encoding uridine kinase produces the protein MLIIGIAGGTGSGKTTVARSVIDRLGTGKVTFISQDNYYKDQSQLTPEQRRLTNYDHPFAFDNDLLIEHLTLLKKGQAAYAPVYDFTIDNRAADETVELAPNHIVIVEGLHVLIDETLRALMDIKVFVDTDSDVRILRRVLRDIEERGRTIQSVYKQYLETVKPMHDAFIEPSKKYADIIIPEGGHNEVGIQMLSILTEKYLTGENWNQA, from the coding sequence ATGCTCATCATTGGTATCGCCGGAGGAACCGGATCCGGTAAAACGACGGTAGCCCGCTCCGTTATAGACCGTCTGGGAACAGGTAAAGTAACGTTTATATCCCAAGACAATTATTACAAAGACCAGTCACAGCTCACCCCTGAGCAACGTCGACTAACCAATTACGATCATCCCTTTGCTTTTGATAATGATCTGTTAATTGAGCATCTCACCCTGTTGAAAAAAGGCCAAGCGGCGTATGCTCCCGTATATGACTTCACCATAGATAACCGTGCTGCCGATGAGACGGTTGAACTGGCACCGAACCATATCGTCATTGTAGAAGGATTGCATGTGCTAATCGATGAAACGCTACGTGCCTTGATGGACATTAAGGTGTTCGTAGACACGGATTCCGATGTACGGATTCTGCGCAGAGTGCTGCGGGATATCGAGGAACGCGGACGGACGATTCAATCCGTGTACAAGCAATACCTCGAAACCGTAAAACCTATGCATGATGCTTTTATCGAGCCATCCAAAAAATATGCAGATATCATTATTCCTGAAGGTGGACATAATGAAGTCGGTATTCAGATGTTATCCATCCTCACCGAGAAGTACCTCACCGGAGAGAACTGGAATCAAGCTTAA
- a CDS encoding DUF4179 domain-containing protein codes for MSNPFNIDQELKDQAKARPIMSELVRNRIDATLDSLPEPSTYRTEKTMRSTRLPKGMRRTVAATIAAGVLGLTVFASGFVSPVMADSLRNIPLVGSLFSAIEADMGLRTAGEAGLTQAVNSQVSYEDVKLEVLETVYDGTRAAFLVHFTAPNLEQGQYDNGKDIVKLSNGIDNVFFQVNGASQDSGLFYSSIGDKQPDTLLFEQVIPADQGTASLPDQFEAEITLTLQGIDHEFKLNVPFTKSTQDIKHVQPDSIRSNELFTVSVTEAEVTPITTRVSTSISLNNKDTLTAKEEEQLRKIGFAIYDNQGRQLTALSGEGLYEGNQLTSERIYASTSGDIQYLVVKPFEIKDDFAEEIQDDQFITGLDMKIELN; via the coding sequence ATGTCAAACCCATTTAATATCGATCAAGAGTTAAAGGATCAAGCGAAAGCGCGCCCCATCATGTCTGAGCTCGTACGGAATCGAATTGACGCCACACTGGACTCATTACCGGAGCCTTCTACGTATAGAACAGAAAAAACGATGCGCTCCACTCGACTTCCAAAGGGTATGCGTCGAACCGTAGCTGCAACGATTGCAGCTGGAGTATTAGGATTGACAGTGTTCGCCTCTGGATTTGTATCACCTGTCATGGCAGACTCCTTGCGTAACATTCCGCTAGTAGGCAGTCTCTTCAGTGCGATTGAAGCTGATATGGGTCTAAGAACAGCCGGTGAAGCTGGCTTGACCCAGGCTGTGAACAGCCAAGTATCGTATGAGGATGTGAAGCTGGAAGTACTGGAGACGGTATACGACGGCACTCGTGCAGCATTCCTGGTTCATTTCACTGCACCGAACTTGGAGCAAGGGCAATATGATAACGGCAAAGATATTGTGAAGCTGAGTAACGGAATCGATAACGTCTTTTTCCAAGTCAACGGAGCAAGTCAGGATAGCGGTCTCTTCTATAGTTCCATAGGAGATAAGCAGCCGGACACCCTCTTATTCGAACAGGTTATTCCTGCCGATCAAGGAACTGCCTCACTACCCGATCAATTTGAAGCAGAAATCACATTAACTTTGCAGGGTATCGACCATGAATTTAAGCTGAACGTTCCTTTTACAAAATCAACGCAAGATATTAAACATGTTCAACCGGATAGCATACGTTCCAATGAACTATTCACCGTATCTGTTACCGAAGCTGAAGTTACACCGATCACTACACGCGTATCTACGAGCATCTCACTAAACAACAAAGACACGCTCACGGCAAAAGAGGAGGAGCAATTGCGTAAGATCGGTTTTGCCATCTACGATAATCAAGGCCGACAACTAACTGCTCTTAGTGGAGAGGGCTTGTATGAGGGCAATCAGCTTACTTCTGAACGTATCTATGCTAGCACATCTGGCGATATTCAATATTTGGTGGTTAAACCCTTTGAGATCAAGGACGACTTTGCGGAAGAAATTCAGGACGATCAATTCATCACAGGATTGGATATGAAAATTGAGTTGAATTAA
- a CDS encoding sigma-70 family RNA polymerase sigma factor, translated as MDSTDLVHQAIAGDREAFISLIREIENSLYNTAKSMLRKEEDVADAIQETILKAYKSMHTLREAQYFRTWMFRILINECNTMLSRRSLSTSYAEVPEAHQRRSSPYDEVDMREAVDRLEESKRMVIVLHYFEDLTLRQVADALNISESAVKMRLSRARQELYQKFKNFREVNIHVKPI; from the coding sequence ATGGATTCAACCGATCTCGTTCATCAGGCTATAGCAGGAGATCGCGAGGCCTTTATCAGTCTCATCAGAGAAATCGAAAACTCCCTATACAATACAGCAAAATCCATGCTGCGAAAAGAGGAGGATGTGGCTGATGCCATTCAGGAAACGATCCTGAAAGCCTACAAATCGATGCACACGCTGCGTGAAGCCCAGTATTTCAGAACCTGGATGTTCCGCATACTCATCAATGAATGCAACACCATGTTATCTCGCCGTTCCCTCTCCACATCCTATGCGGAAGTACCGGAAGCACATCAGAGACGTTCCAGTCCCTATGATGAGGTGGATATGAGAGAAGCGGTCGATCGTCTGGAGGAATCCAAACGAATGGTCATTGTATTGCACTACTTCGAAGATTTAACCCTACGTCAGGTCGCAGATGCGCTGAATATCTCCGAGAGTGCTGTCAAGATGAGATTGTCTCGGGCAAGACAGGAGTTATATCAGAAATTCAAAAATTTCCGGGAGGTCAATATACATGTCAAACCCATTTAA